In Celeribacter indicus, a single genomic region encodes these proteins:
- a CDS encoding DUF6915 family protein — MAHPYHHALSSVKKWGGTVDDFMAVHSWFDQSKEITADFRHRALRHHAEGIFMAETIFGQTLSLSTGRIIPTRWVGEQHVKEDLGFIPSFADWVKAIRPEPWMGRTERIEAQVDPHLVSPVVEVT, encoded by the coding sequence ATGGCACATCCCTACCACCACGCCCTGTCCTCGGTGAAGAAATGGGGCGGCACGGTCGACGACTTCATGGCAGTGCATTCCTGGTTTGACCAGAGCAAGGAGATCACGGCCGATTTTCGGCACCGGGCGCTGCGCCACCATGCGGAGGGCATCTTCATGGCCGAGACGATTTTCGGCCAGACCCTCTCGCTCTCGACCGGGCGCATCATCCCGACCCGCTGGGTGGGAGAGCAACATGTGAAGGAAGACCTCGGCTTCATTCCGAGCTTCGCCGATTGGGTGAAGGCCATTCGGCCCGAGCCTTGGATGGGTCGGACCGAACGGATCGAGGCACAGGTCGATCCGCATCTCGTCTCGCCCGTGGTCGAGGTAACGTGA
- a CDS encoding MbcA/ParS/Xre antitoxin family protein, producing the protein MEDAMYVAEKIREPAQINTVALKAYARVADAWGLSLKEAAGLADMSESTWKRAKKPDFAGELTKDQLLRLSAVIGIFKSLELYFSEPLAKSWFTRPNKGPLFGGSRPVDTAIDGGLPQILAVRTYLDALRGGA; encoded by the coding sequence ATGGAGGACGCCATGTACGTTGCAGAGAAAATCCGGGAACCCGCACAGATCAACACCGTCGCGTTGAAAGCTTATGCACGCGTGGCCGATGCTTGGGGTCTCAGTCTCAAGGAAGCGGCTGGCCTTGCCGACATGTCAGAGAGCACATGGAAGCGCGCCAAGAAGCCGGATTTCGCCGGAGAGCTCACCAAGGACCAACTGCTGCGGCTCAGCGCTGTAATTGGCATCTTCAAGTCGCTCGAACTCTACTTCTCGGAGCCGCTGGCAAAAAGCTGGTTCACCCGACCGAACAAGGGGCCGCTCTTTGGTGGAAGCCGACCAGTCGACACCGCCATCGACGGGGGTTTGCCGCAGATCCTCGCGGTTCGGACCTATCTTGATGCGTTGCGTGGTGGGGCATGA
- a CDS encoding RES family NAD+ phosphorylase, with amino-acid sequence MKQTEISDRGLVRLLPATYHKPPSLRGLVDTDDEMEILAEIEGLTSGRLQAERGRNPHLDPRELAWQRRSRDLRIYGDSHVNAAFTYTRVGGNRFNAEERGAWYCAWDVRVSVSEVAWHRTRELGFTGSFQDSARYVELLADFIGVFDDMTGEADHPALHPDPAVGYPEGQSLAQHLRRGGSKGLIYPSVRAPAPGGNCLVCFEPHAIQNVRPGASWDLVWDGTPHYSIAAVG; translated from the coding sequence ATGAAGCAGACCGAGATTTCCGATCGCGGTCTCGTTCGTCTCCTGCCCGCCACCTACCACAAGCCACCATCGCTGCGCGGTCTCGTCGATACCGATGACGAGATGGAGATCTTGGCAGAGATCGAGGGCCTGACCAGTGGGCGTCTACAGGCCGAACGCGGGCGCAACCCGCATCTGGACCCGCGCGAACTCGCTTGGCAACGCCGCAGCCGCGATCTGCGCATCTATGGGGACAGTCACGTCAACGCAGCCTTCACTTACACCCGCGTCGGCGGAAACCGCTTCAACGCCGAGGAGCGCGGCGCGTGGTACTGCGCATGGGATGTGAGGGTTTCTGTCAGCGAAGTGGCCTGGCACCGCACACGCGAACTCGGCTTTACCGGCAGCTTCCAGGACAGCGCCCGCTATGTGGAATTGCTGGCCGACTTCATCGGCGTCTTCGATGACATGACCGGTGAGGCAGATCATCCGGCGCTGCATCCGGATCCGGCTGTCGGGTATCCCGAGGGCCAAAGCCTGGCACAGCATCTACGTCGGGGCGGATCCAAGGGCCTGATTTACCCTTCGGTCCGGGCTCCTGCACCGGGCGGGAATTGCCTGGTCTGCTTCGAGCCCCACGCAATTCAGAACGTTCGTCCGGGCGCGTCTTGGGATCTTGTGTGGGATGGGACACCGCACTACTCGATTGCGGCTGTCGGCTGA
- a CDS encoding strawberry notch family protein gives MTHLAPGAQASLPAPIVPLAANPASAIVAVAEALQPDLAQGLQIDALRLRREMEHAFGGSDATGAWDWKLAYEAGEVALVLFLRKFGRALLARAGSPAALLPILAKVAGLLPTHTRRSEEMERFQQFSTPLPMGLAALAAAQITPRDLVLEPSAGTGLLAILAEIAGGNLSLNELAETRVDLLRLLFPGRPVTRFDAAQIDDHLDASSSPSVILMNPPFSAQANVDGRSTEATARHLRSSLARLAPGGRLVAITGAGFAPDAPASAETFGRMTETAHLVFTSAVSGAAFAKHGTSFETRISVFDKCRGGEPGGTTADLRQPMSRDVAHLMSRVTAEIPPRLELEQAANAGLFHSSLFPGSPARATHTTTSRSRATSAAKMAKPETPIEAEELYYALRDAAEDEDAARLSDAIYETFRLQAIDIPDAASHPTKLVQSAAMASVAPPKPSYRPKLPATILRDGLLSDAQLETVIYAGEAHGAHLTGSWTADETGDVVSAAADDAADAVHFRRGFFLGDGTGAGKGRQSAGILLDNWARGRRKALWISKSDKLLEDAQRDWSALGQERLLVTPLSRFAQGRDIPLTEGILFTTYATLRSEERGGKKSRVDQIVDWLGADFDGVILFDESHAMANAAGGKGERGDTMASQQGRAGLRLQYKLPNARVVYVSATGATTVHNLAYAQRLGLWGGEDFPFATRAEFVEAIEAGGVAAMEVLARDLRSLGLYTARSLSYDGVEYEMLEHALTPEQCGIYDAYAGAFAIIHNNLAAAMEAANITGDSGTLNRQAKSAARSAFESAKQRFFGHLLTSMKTPTLISSIEADLAAGHAAVIQIVSTGEALMERRLSEIPTEEWNDIRVDITPREYVLDYLAHSFPVQLYEPFTDSEGNLSSRPVVRDGQPVECREAARRRDALIEKLASLPPVPGALDQIVQRFGTDLVAEVTGRSRRIVRKGEGPAARLVVESRAGSANLAETAAFMDDQKRILIFSDAGGTGRSYHADLGAKNQRLRVHYLLEPGWKADAAIQGLGRTNRTNQAQPPLFRPVATDVKAEKRFLSTIARRLDTLGAITRGQRQTGGQGLFRPEDNLESPYARDALRQLYRRIYRGDVAGCSLGAFEDATGLSLTDDNGLKDELPPITTFLNRLLALTINMQAVLFSAFEELLDQRIEGAIAAGVYDLGLETLRAESFRVTDARVIYTHPGSGAETQLLTIAEKRRNAPTSLADALDWLDDPKARLLVNSRSGRAAVQVPATSLMLDDGTIEPRLRLIRPTEASTVPAKLMEDTHWLEADRAAFTAAWNSELAEVPEFSESTLHIVAGLLLPIWKQLPQDETRVYRLQTDDGQRIIGRRVSPAWVAITLASDAPTLSAAQVHALVLEGKTVVRLAEGMELHRSRVMGVNRIELSGFTEAAKDRLKADGFFSEIISWKLRLFCPTDADGVAILDRLLARCPVARLHDRGGC, from the coding sequence ATGACCCATCTTGCCCCTGGTGCGCAGGCGTCCTTGCCTGCGCCCATTGTCCCGTTGGCAGCAAATCCTGCCTCTGCGATCGTTGCTGTTGCCGAAGCGCTGCAGCCCGATCTGGCGCAAGGGCTTCAGATCGACGCGCTGCGCCTGCGCCGCGAGATGGAACATGCCTTTGGCGGTTCCGATGCGACCGGTGCTTGGGACTGGAAGCTCGCCTATGAGGCGGGCGAGGTGGCGCTGGTCCTCTTTCTGCGAAAGTTCGGTCGGGCGCTGCTTGCGCGTGCCGGCTCGCCTGCGGCGCTGTTGCCGATCCTCGCCAAGGTGGCAGGTCTCTTGCCCACGCACACCCGGCGGTCGGAAGAGATGGAGCGGTTTCAGCAATTCAGCACGCCCTTGCCCATGGGACTGGCGGCACTGGCGGCAGCACAGATCACGCCCCGCGACCTGGTCCTCGAGCCGTCTGCCGGGACCGGGCTCCTGGCGATCCTTGCCGAGATCGCGGGCGGCAATCTTTCGCTGAACGAGCTGGCCGAAACCCGCGTCGATCTCCTTCGGCTGCTTTTCCCGGGCCGACCGGTCACCCGGTTCGATGCCGCGCAGATCGATGATCATCTCGACGCCTCCTCAAGCCCGAGCGTCATCCTGATGAACCCGCCCTTCTCGGCCCAAGCCAATGTCGATGGTCGGTCGACCGAGGCGACGGCCCGGCATCTGCGCTCGTCGCTCGCGCGCCTGGCCCCCGGCGGGCGGCTCGTCGCCATCACAGGGGCCGGTTTCGCGCCGGATGCGCCGGCCTCGGCCGAGACCTTCGGCCGTATGACCGAGACGGCCCATCTCGTCTTCACCAGCGCGGTGTCGGGCGCCGCTTTCGCCAAGCACGGCACCAGCTTCGAGACGCGGATTTCTGTCTTCGACAAATGCCGCGGCGGCGAGCCGGGCGGCACCACCGCAGACCTGCGCCAACCCATGTCTAGGGACGTGGCGCATCTGATGTCCCGGGTCACTGCAGAGATTCCGCCGCGCCTCGAACTGGAACAGGCCGCAAATGCAGGTCTGTTCCATTCTTCCCTCTTCCCGGGAAGTCCTGCCCGCGCCACACACACAACCACCAGCCGATCGCGCGCGACCTCTGCGGCTAAAATGGCGAAACCCGAAACGCCGATTGAGGCCGAAGAACTGTACTACGCTCTCCGCGACGCCGCCGAGGACGAAGATGCCGCACGGCTGTCCGACGCGATCTACGAGACCTTCCGTCTGCAGGCTATCGACATCCCAGACGCCGCATCGCACCCGACCAAGCTTGTGCAATCGGCGGCCATGGCCTCTGTCGCACCTCCGAAACCGAGCTATCGCCCCAAGCTTCCGGCGACCATCCTGCGCGACGGCCTGCTGTCAGACGCGCAGCTCGAGACCGTCATCTATGCGGGGGAGGCGCATGGCGCGCATCTCACGGGGTCTTGGACCGCGGATGAGACCGGAGACGTGGTCTCCGCTGCAGCGGACGATGCCGCTGACGCCGTCCACTTCCGCCGGGGTTTCTTCCTCGGCGATGGCACCGGGGCGGGCAAGGGCCGCCAGTCGGCCGGGATCCTGCTCGACAACTGGGCCCGAGGAAGACGCAAGGCGCTGTGGATCTCAAAGAGCGACAAGCTGCTGGAAGATGCGCAGCGCGACTGGTCGGCGCTCGGGCAGGAGCGCCTGCTGGTCACGCCGCTCTCGCGCTTTGCCCAAGGCCGCGACATCCCGCTTACCGAGGGCATTCTCTTCACCACCTATGCGACGCTGCGTTCGGAAGAACGAGGTGGGAAGAAATCCCGCGTCGACCAGATCGTCGACTGGCTCGGGGCAGATTTCGACGGGGTGATCCTCTTCGACGAAAGCCATGCCATGGCCAATGCCGCCGGCGGCAAAGGCGAGCGCGGCGATACCATGGCCTCGCAGCAGGGCAGGGCGGGCCTGCGCCTTCAATACAAACTTCCGAATGCCCGCGTGGTCTATGTCTCGGCGACGGGGGCGACGACGGTTCACAACCTCGCCTATGCGCAGCGGCTCGGTCTTTGGGGTGGGGAAGACTTTCCGTTCGCCACCCGCGCGGAATTCGTCGAGGCCATCGAGGCAGGCGGCGTCGCCGCGATGGAGGTCCTCGCCCGCGACCTGCGGTCGCTTGGCCTCTACACCGCCCGGTCGCTTTCCTATGACGGTGTCGAGTACGAGATGCTCGAGCATGCGCTGACCCCCGAGCAGTGCGGCATCTACGATGCCTACGCCGGGGCCTTCGCCATTATCCACAACAACCTTGCCGCCGCAATGGAGGCGGCCAACATCACGGGTGACAGCGGCACTCTGAACCGCCAGGCCAAATCCGCCGCTCGCTCGGCCTTCGAGAGCGCCAAGCAGCGCTTCTTCGGCCATCTGTTGACCAGCATGAAAACCCCCACCCTCATTTCCAGCATCGAGGCTGATCTCGCGGCAGGCCATGCGGCCGTCATCCAGATCGTCTCGACCGGCGAGGCGCTGATGGAACGCCGTCTCTCGGAGATTCCGACCGAGGAATGGAACGACATCCGCGTCGACATCACTCCCAGGGAATATGTGCTGGACTACCTCGCCCATTCCTTCCCGGTGCAGCTCTACGAGCCGTTCACCGACAGTGAGGGCAATCTGTCTTCCCGACCGGTCGTCCGCGATGGTCAGCCGGTCGAATGCCGCGAGGCAGCACGCAGGCGCGATGCGCTGATCGAGAAGCTGGCGTCACTGCCGCCCGTCCCGGGCGCGCTCGACCAGATCGTGCAGCGCTTCGGCACCGATCTCGTGGCCGAGGTCACGGGCCGCTCGCGCCGCATCGTTCGCAAGGGCGAGGGTCCTGCCGCGCGGCTTGTCGTGGAAAGCCGAGCCGGATCGGCCAACCTCGCGGAAACCGCCGCTTTCATGGATGACCAGAAGCGCATCCTGATCTTCTCCGACGCGGGCGGCACGGGGCGCAGCTATCACGCCGATCTCGGGGCCAAGAACCAGCGCCTGCGGGTCCATTACCTTCTGGAACCGGGCTGGAAGGCGGATGCTGCCATCCAGGGCCTCGGGCGGACGAACCGCACCAATCAGGCGCAGCCGCCGCTGTTCCGGCCTGTGGCCACCGATGTGAAAGCAGAGAAGCGGTTCCTCTCCACCATCGCCCGTCGTCTCGACACGCTGGGGGCCATCACGCGCGGCCAGCGCCAGACCGGCGGGCAGGGGCTGTTCCGACCCGAGGACAACCTCGAAAGCCCATACGCCCGTGATGCTTTGCGCCAACTCTACCGTCGTATCTATCGCGGCGATGTCGCGGGCTGCTCGCTCGGCGCTTTCGAGGATGCCACCGGTCTCAGCCTTACCGATGACAATGGTCTGAAGGACGAGTTGCCGCCGATCACGACCTTCCTCAATCGTCTGCTCGCGTTGACGATCAACATGCAGGCCGTGCTCTTCTCGGCTTTCGAGGAATTGCTCGATCAACGGATCGAGGGGGCCATCGCCGCCGGGGTCTATGACCTCGGCCTCGAGACGCTGCGCGCCGAGAGCTTCCGCGTAACCGATGCAAGGGTCATCTACACCCATCCCGGTTCTGGCGCAGAAACCCAGCTTTTGACCATCGCGGAAAAGCGGCGCAATGCTCCGACGTCCCTCGCAGATGCGCTCGACTGGCTCGATGACCCGAAGGCGCGGCTTCTGGTCAACAGCCGCTCGGGCCGGGCCGCGGTGCAGGTGCCCGCCACCAGCCTAATGCTGGATGATGGCACCATCGAGCCACGCCTCAGGCTGATCCGGCCGACCGAGGCCAGCACTGTCCCGGCCAAGCTGATGGAGGACACCCATTGGCTCGAGGCCGACCGCGCGGCCTTCACCGCCGCATGGAATTCCGAACTGGCTGAAGTGCCCGAGTTCTCGGAATCCACGCTGCACATCGTGGCGGGCCTGCTGCTGCCGATCTGGAAGCAGCTCCCCCAGGACGAAACCCGCGTCTACCGGCTGCAGACCGATGACGGTCAGCGCATCATCGGCCGCCGTGTCTCGCCCGCCTGGGTCGCGATCACGCTTGCGAGTGACGCGCCGACTCTGTCGGCGGCGCAGGTCCATGCCCTCGTTCTGGAGGGCAAGACCGTGGTGCGGCTGGCCGAGGGGATGGAGCTCCATCGGTCCCGCGTTATGGGCGTGAACCGGATCGAGCTCTCCGGGTTCACCGAGGCCGCCAAGGACCGGCTCAAGGCCGATGGCTTCTTCTCGGAGATTATTAGTTGGAAGCTTCGGCTGTTTTGCCCGACCGACGCCGATGGCGTCGCGATACTGGATCGTCTGCTTGCACGTTGTCCTGTCGCAAGGCTACATGATCGCGGAGGTTGTTGA
- a CDS encoding DUF7146 domain-containing protein, with translation MYSKTEDLVRDLAENAEGVCRAYLPAGRREGSYWIVGDLQNNPGRSLFVRLTGPASGPGAAGKFTDGATGEHGDLLDIIRARTGITRFPDLLAEARAHLGRPQPVVPDRQEPRKAKAPGGTPAAAARLFAASNPITGTLAETYLRSRGITQFGANGALRFHPKCWHREEGQTRSIPRPAMIAAVTDGAGAVQGVHRTWLAPDGQGKAAVNPERRAMGHLLGNAVRLTPQDDILVVGEGIETMLSLSEAAPSLPVWAALSSGHLGAVLLPEGLQRLYIAIDRDPAGQRAAGRLSARASEVGVRVRVLEPRLGDFNDDLRANGKDALRQHLAGQIGPEDRHRLPS, from the coding sequence ATGTATTCCAAGACCGAAGACCTCGTGCGCGATCTGGCAGAAAATGCCGAAGGCGTCTGTCGTGCCTACCTTCCCGCCGGACGGCGGGAAGGATCCTACTGGATCGTCGGCGATCTGCAGAACAACCCCGGCCGGTCTCTCTTCGTGCGGTTGACGGGCCCTGCGTCGGGACCAGGAGCAGCGGGCAAGTTTACGGATGGGGCCACAGGCGAGCATGGCGATCTCCTGGACATCATCCGCGCCCGGACGGGGATCACGCGCTTCCCCGACCTTCTCGCCGAGGCCCGAGCGCATCTTGGCCGTCCGCAGCCGGTCGTCCCGGATAGGCAAGAGCCGAGGAAGGCCAAGGCGCCAGGTGGCACTCCTGCTGCGGCGGCGCGCTTGTTTGCTGCATCGAACCCGATCACAGGCACGCTTGCTGAGACCTACCTCCGTTCCCGAGGCATCACCCAATTCGGGGCGAACGGCGCCTTACGCTTCCACCCGAAGTGCTGGCATCGGGAAGAGGGGCAGACCCGGAGCATCCCCAGACCGGCGATGATCGCCGCGGTTACCGATGGGGCAGGGGCCGTGCAGGGCGTGCATCGCACCTGGCTGGCGCCTGACGGACAGGGGAAGGCGGCAGTGAATCCAGAGCGTCGGGCTATGGGTCACCTCCTCGGCAATGCTGTCAGGCTCACCCCGCAGGATGACATCCTCGTCGTCGGCGAGGGCATCGAGACCATGCTGTCCCTGTCCGAGGCGGCCCCGAGCCTTCCCGTCTGGGCGGCGCTCTCGTCGGGACACCTCGGGGCGGTCCTGCTGCCGGAGGGGCTCCAGCGCCTCTACATCGCCATCGACCGCGATCCGGCCGGGCAACGTGCGGCAGGGAGGTTGAGCGCCAGAGCCTCCGAGGTCGGGGTGCGTGTGCGGGTGCTGGAACCGCGGCTCGGGGATTTCAACGATGATCTTCGGGCGAACGGCAAGGACGCGCTGCGCCAGCATCTGGCAGGTCAGATCGGGCCAGAGGATCGGCATCGCCTGCCCAGCTGA
- a CDS encoding DUF2493 domain-containing protein, whose amino-acid sequence MTIQTHDDAYEPAHSASQTAHALDELQLYGYRPFDEPDPRPMPDGQRLAVAVADIFDALVATLEDTRMEPDLEEVLWGQVNLFHRATARIERSLDENEQAQRRLQREQDGSEVKSVELERLTAEGLTLVERRNCMDMMRDHAATEFVHHTGSTWRPRTGSMVNRQHMTAALIDSRDFLAAKRRAETEVMLPAGPKVALTGGTDFNDHRLIWGKLDQVRTKYPDMVLLHGGSPKGAELIAAKWAEARGVTQVAFKPDWTKHAKAAPFKRNDAMLDVLPVGVLVFPGTGIQENLADKAKKLGIPVMKFEKGA is encoded by the coding sequence ATGACGATCCAGACCCACGACGACGCGTATGAACCCGCCCATAGCGCATCCCAGACCGCCCATGCGCTCGACGAGCTTCAGCTCTATGGCTATCGCCCCTTTGACGAGCCCGATCCGCGCCCAATGCCCGATGGGCAGCGGCTCGCCGTCGCCGTCGCCGACATCTTCGACGCCCTCGTCGCGACCCTGGAAGACACCCGTATGGAACCCGACCTCGAAGAGGTGCTCTGGGGCCAGGTCAACCTCTTCCACCGCGCCACGGCACGGATCGAGCGGTCACTCGATGAGAACGAGCAGGCGCAGCGCCGCCTCCAGCGCGAGCAGGACGGCTCCGAGGTGAAATCCGTCGAACTCGAGCGCCTGACGGCTGAAGGCCTGACACTCGTCGAACGGCGCAACTGCATGGACATGATGCGCGATCACGCCGCCACCGAGTTCGTCCATCACACGGGATCAACCTGGCGACCCCGCACCGGATCGATGGTGAACCGCCAGCACATGACCGCAGCGCTCATCGACAGCCGCGACTTCCTGGCCGCCAAGCGCCGCGCCGAGACCGAGGTAATGCTTCCCGCAGGCCCCAAGGTCGCCCTCACCGGCGGGACCGATTTCAACGATCACCGCCTGATCTGGGGCAAGCTCGACCAGGTCCGGACCAAGTATCCCGACATGGTCCTCCTGCACGGTGGCAGCCCGAAGGGCGCAGAGCTCATCGCCGCCAAATGGGCCGAAGCCCGGGGCGTGACGCAGGTGGCCTTCAAGCCCGACTGGACCAAGCACGCCAAGGCCGCGCCCTTCAAGCGCAACGACGCGATGCTGGATGTGCTCCCGGTCGGGGTCCTTGTCTTCCCCGGAACCGGTATCCAGGAAAACCTCGCCGACAAGGCCAAGAAGCTCGGCATCCCGGTCATGAAGTTCGAGAAGGGGGCGTGA
- a CDS encoding WGR domain-containing protein: MFDTSQQMEVFPTTVDLKRIDPSLNMRRFYRMSVQPDLFGGACLVREWGRIGFRGQMLVEQHPDEGRAVTALMKLTATKKRRGYEARSNG; encoded by the coding sequence ATGTTCGACACATCGCAGCAAATGGAAGTGTTCCCGACGACGGTCGATCTCAAGCGGATCGACCCGTCTCTCAACATGCGGCGCTTCTATCGAATGAGCGTTCAGCCGGACCTGTTTGGCGGCGCATGCCTCGTGCGGGAATGGGGCCGTATCGGGTTTCGAGGGCAGATGCTAGTCGAACAGCACCCGGACGAGGGTAGAGCGGTCACGGCGCTCATGAAGCTAACGGCGACGAAGAAGCGCCGCGGATACGAGGCGCGGTCAAACGGCTAG
- a CDS encoding ATP-binding protein translates to MSNVNVKRAVENIRSGTNVYTPLVETIVNAIQAIEAASIEKGRIDILVRRSNQQELEGGQPPVESFTVIDNGIGFNDENRDSFDTLYSDHKIAQGGKGFGRFTCLKYFDDLLIESVFQYEEGRKKRAFKMGKQTDIIVNESIEECPYGDIGSRVTMRKVKRAFPDKKVKTIARTLVERLLPYFIDADYQCPEIGISEEDGTGRIILNDFVSNQLAAMIKEIPLQDGRIVLGSGDKEQTFQVRVFKLYSPRNQKSKISLVADRREVTDTAIHSFVPEFVDEFFEEGSSEGEERDRNYIVKAYVFGPYLDANVSLERGGFDFPKGEDLLHPISQAEIEQAAAYIARDALGDTITARQEKKRTQVRSYVEDSAPWHRTIAEDIDLSSMPYNPTPEQIETVFQREKFSQEVAIRQQVDKMLSETDAAGLKDGLPKILDQISRTSRSDLIHYIALRKHVLTLFGKSFELTDDLKYPSEGTVHDIIFPRKGDSAATAYDDHNLWIIDERLNFTFFVHSDKPLDGGTSERPDILVFDKPVLFRGDNEASNPITVFEFKKPGRDDFANPSSKEDPVQQIVRYVNSIKKGKFKTPKGRPIQVAENTPFYGYVMCEITEKVKEWLKMEKDFTPMPDGGGWFKWFGNNNLYMEVLSWDKVLRDAEMRNRVFFHKLGID, encoded by the coding sequence ATGAGCAACGTCAACGTCAAACGCGCCGTCGAGAACATCCGATCCGGAACAAACGTCTACACCCCGCTAGTCGAAACCATCGTGAACGCGATCCAGGCCATCGAAGCCGCATCCATCGAGAAAGGCCGCATCGATATCCTCGTGAGACGGTCGAACCAACAGGAACTTGAAGGCGGCCAGCCGCCCGTTGAGAGTTTCACAGTCATCGACAACGGTATCGGCTTCAATGACGAGAACAGGGATTCATTCGACACCCTGTACTCCGACCACAAGATTGCCCAGGGCGGGAAGGGATTTGGGCGCTTCACCTGTTTGAAATACTTCGACGACTTGCTTATCGAGAGTGTTTTCCAATACGAAGAGGGACGGAAAAAGCGCGCCTTCAAAATGGGCAAGCAAACCGACATCATCGTCAATGAAAGCATTGAAGAATGTCCTTACGGCGACATCGGGTCGCGTGTCACCATGCGCAAGGTCAAGCGAGCGTTTCCGGACAAGAAGGTCAAGACGATAGCTCGCACACTGGTGGAGCGGCTTCTGCCGTACTTCATCGACGCCGACTATCAGTGTCCAGAGATCGGGATTTCCGAGGAAGACGGAACAGGTCGGATCATCCTTAACGATTTTGTCAGCAACCAGCTGGCTGCGATGATCAAGGAGATCCCGCTTCAAGATGGTAGAATCGTTCTGGGATCTGGGGACAAAGAGCAGACATTCCAAGTTCGAGTATTCAAGCTCTACTCACCGCGAAATCAGAAGAGCAAGATCAGCTTGGTTGCAGACCGCCGAGAGGTCACAGACACGGCAATCCATAGCTTCGTGCCAGAATTCGTTGACGAATTTTTTGAAGAGGGGTCATCCGAAGGCGAAGAACGGGATCGCAACTACATCGTCAAGGCGTATGTCTTCGGCCCATATCTCGATGCCAACGTATCGCTCGAGCGTGGTGGTTTCGATTTCCCAAAGGGCGAAGACCTGCTTCATCCTATCTCACAAGCCGAAATCGAGCAGGCAGCAGCGTACATCGCACGCGACGCCCTTGGTGATACAATCACCGCGAGACAGGAGAAGAAACGCACACAGGTGCGCAGCTACGTCGAAGATTCTGCGCCTTGGCACCGGACAATCGCGGAAGACATCGACCTGTCGTCCATGCCCTACAATCCCACGCCTGAACAGATTGAGACAGTATTCCAGAGGGAGAAGTTCTCTCAGGAAGTCGCCATCAGGCAGCAAGTTGATAAGATGCTCAGTGAAACGGACGCAGCTGGACTTAAAGATGGCCTGCCCAAGATACTGGATCAGATATCAAGGACCAGCCGAAGCGACCTGATCCACTATATTGCACTACGAAAGCATGTGCTCACTCTCTTCGGAAAAAGCTTTGAGCTCACGGATGACCTAAAGTACCCGTCCGAAGGCACCGTCCATGACATCATCTTCCCTCGAAAAGGCGATTCCGCGGCCACGGCCTACGATGATCACAACCTCTGGATCATAGATGAGCGCCTTAATTTCACGTTTTTTGTGCACTCAGACAAACCCTTGGACGGAGGAACGTCTGAGCGTCCTGACATCCTCGTATTCGACAAGCCGGTATTGTTCCGGGGCGATAATGAGGCGAGCAATCCGATCACCGTTTTCGAGTTCAAAAAGCCTGGGCGCGATGATTTCGCGAACCCGTCGTCGAAAGAAGACCCGGTCCAGCAGATCGTTCGATACGTGAACAGCATTAAGAAAGGGAAGTTCAAGACTCCGAAAGGACGCCCAATTCAAGTCGCTGAAAACACCCCATTTTATGGCTACGTTATGTGTGAAATCACAGAGAAGGTCAAAGAATGGCTAAAAATGGAGAAAGACTTCACTCCCATGCCGGACGGCGGGGGATGGTTCAAATGGTTCGGCAACAACAATCTCTACATGGAGGTTTTGAGTTGGGACAAAGTCCTGCGGGATGCCGAGATGCGGAACCGCGTGTTTTTCCACAAACTGGGTATCGATTGA